From Bacillota bacterium, the proteins below share one genomic window:
- a CDS encoding putative PEP-binding protein — translation IEAAINVNKEGMNIVPEIMIPLVGSVKELKYVKDVVTATADAVIKEAGVDMKYMVGTMIEIPRAAVTADEIATEAEFFSFGTNDLTQMTFGFSRDDAGKFLNDYYDKKIFESDPFAKLDQDGVGKLVKMAAELGKKTRPNIKMGICGEHGGDPSSIEFCHNTGLNYVSCSPFRVPIARLAAAHAQVKNPRK, via the coding sequence AATCGAGGCTGCTATCAATGTTAACAAAGAGGGCATGAATATCGTTCCTGAGATCATGATCCCGCTGGTTGGTTCTGTTAAAGAGCTCAAATATGTCAAAGACGTTGTCACCGCAACTGCTGACGCTGTAATAAAAGAAGCAGGCGTTGACATGAAATATATGGTCGGCACAATGATCGAGATCCCGCGTGCCGCAGTTACAGCTGATGAGATCGCGACAGAGGCTGAGTTCTTCTCATTCGGCACAAACGATTTAACGCAGATGACATTCGGCTTCAGCCGTGATGATGCCGGAAAGTTCTTAAACGATTACTATGACAAGAAGATATTCGAGTCTGATCCGTTTGCTAAATTGGATCAGGACGGTGTCGGCAAGCTTGTCAAGATGGCTGCCGAGCTTGGTAAGAAAACAAGACCGAATATCAAGATGGGTATATGCGGCGAACATGGCGGCGACCCGTCATCTATCGAGTTCTGCCATAACACCGGTCTTAATTATGTATCCTGCTCACCGTTCAGAGTTCCGATTGCGCGTCTTGCGGCGGCACATGCTCAGGTAAAGAATCCAAGAAAGTAA